Proteins from a genomic interval of Arvicanthis niloticus isolate mArvNil1 chromosome 26, mArvNil1.pat.X, whole genome shotgun sequence:
- the Sc5d gene encoding lathosterol oxidase yields MDLVLSAADYYFFTPYVYPATWPEDNIIRQTISLLIVTNLGAYILYFVCATLSYYFVYDHSLMKHPQFLKNQVSREIVFTVKSLPWISIPTVSLFLLELRGYSKLYDDIGDFPHGWIHLIISVISFLFFTDMLIYWIHRGLHHRLVYKRIHKPHHIWKIPTPFASHAFHPVDGFLQSLPYHIYPFVFPLHKVVYLGLYVLVNVWTISIHDGDFRVPQILRPFINGSAHHTDHHMFFDYNYGQYFTLWDRIGGSFKHPSSFEGKGPHSYVKNMTEKESSSLAENGCKSNKLCNVEFTKNK; encoded by the exons ATGGACCTAGTTCTCAGTGCCGCCGATTACTACTTCTTCACGCCGTATGTATATCCAGCCACGTGGCCCGAGGACAACATTATCCGACAAACTATTAGTCTCCTGATTGTCACAAACCTGGGTGCCTACATCCTCTATTTCGTCTGTGCAACCCTCAGCTATTATTTTGTCTATGATCATTCATTAATGAAACATCCACAGTTTTTAAag AATCAGGTCTCTCGAGAGATCGTGTTCACTGTCAAGTCTTTGCCATGGATCAGCATTCCCACGGTGTCATTGTTCCTGCTGGAGCTGAGGGGTTACAGCAAGCTCTACGATGACATAGGAGACTTTCCACATG GCTGGATTCATCTCATCATCAGCGTGATATCCTTCCTCTTTTTCACGGACATGTTGATCTACTGGATTCATAGGGGTCTGCACCACAGACTGGTCTACAAG CGCATACATAAACCTCATCATATCTGGAAGATTCCCACGCCGTTTGCAAGTCATGCTTTTCACCCTGTGGACGGCTTCCTTCAGAGTCTGCCTTACCATATATACCCCTTTGTCTTTCCACTGCACAAGGTGGTCTACTTAGGTTTATATGTCTTGGTCAATGTCTGGACAATTTCTATTCATGATGGTGATTTCCGGGTTCCCCAGATCTTAAGGCCCTTTATTAACGGGTCAGCTCATCACACAGACCACCACATGTTCTTTGACTATAACTATGGACAGTATTTCACATTGTGGGATAGAATTGGAGGCTCATTTAAACATCCTTCCTCTTTTGAAGGGAAAGGACCGCATAGTTATGTGAAGAACATGACAGAAAAAGAATCCAGCAGCCTTGCAGAAAACGGCTGTAAAAGCAACAAATTATGCAATGTAGAGTTTACGAAGAACAAGTAG